The following coding sequences are from one Halorubrum sp. BOL3-1 window:
- a CDS encoding ABC transporter permease, producing the protein MPIEATAQLAPALLDLPFRDGYVRSVVFVSLYVSVTAAALSTLVSVPTAVAIGFVDFPGKGFVKSVVNTGMGFPSVVVGLVVLFAVSNQGPLGSLNLVFTKQAMIVSQFVLATPPITAISLAAVDGVDDGVRDAARALGGTRIDAALVVIKEARYGIATAVLAGFGRAVSEVGSVLIVGGNITGADGVSKTRTLTTAIQLEARQGQYETAMVLGAVLVALVLTVNAVVVRFGDRGVQG; encoded by the coding sequence GTGCCGATCGAAGCGACCGCACAGTTGGCGCCCGCGCTCCTCGACCTCCCCTTCAGGGACGGGTACGTCCGGAGCGTCGTCTTCGTCTCGCTGTACGTGAGCGTCACCGCCGCGGCGCTGAGCACCCTCGTCAGCGTGCCGACCGCGGTCGCGATCGGGTTCGTCGACTTCCCCGGGAAGGGGTTCGTGAAGTCGGTCGTCAACACGGGCATGGGCTTTCCCAGCGTCGTGGTCGGGCTGGTCGTGCTCTTCGCCGTCTCGAATCAGGGACCGCTCGGGTCGCTGAACCTCGTCTTCACCAAGCAGGCGATGATCGTGTCGCAGTTCGTGCTCGCGACGCCGCCGATCACGGCGATCAGCCTCGCGGCCGTCGACGGGGTCGACGACGGCGTCCGCGACGCGGCGCGCGCCCTCGGCGGGACGCGGATCGACGCCGCCCTCGTCGTGATCAAGGAGGCGCGCTACGGGATCGCCACCGCGGTGTTGGCCGGGTTCGGCCGCGCGGTGAGCGAGGTCGGGTCCGTCCTCATCGTCGGCGGGAACATCACGGGCGCGGACGGGGTCTCGAAGACGCGTACCCTGACGACAGCCATCCAGCTGGAGGCGCGGCAGGGTCAGTACGAGACCGCGATGGTCCTCGGCGCCGTCCTCGTCGCGCTCGTGTTGACCGTCAACGCGGTGGTCGTCCGCTTCGGTGACCGGGGGGTTCAGGGCTGA